Part of the Odontesthes bonariensis isolate fOdoBon6 chromosome 15, fOdoBon6.hap1, whole genome shotgun sequence genome, attcagtttcaAATTAATCTAAACACACTGAGAAGGCATAGTAAGTCTTGCCTTGAATAGCACATCTTAGGCCATTTCATCATAACATACCGTGTACGCAGGGCGTGCCAAGCAGCATCGATGTCTGCATAGAGATTCTTCTCTGTGGGCTTTCCAGTGCTGACGCCGTAGCCCGAGTAGTCATAGGAGAAGATGTTGCAGTTGATGCGAGTGCCGAGGCCGATGTAGAAGCTGCTCATCTGGCCGAGGTCGACTGCATTGCCGTGGGAGAAGAGCACGGTAAATCTGAGTGGACACAAATTTAAAAGGAAATATTAGTGAACAGAAGATGCCTGCAGACAAGTATCATTTACACCGTGAACGGAACTGAGAGATTTGCTTCTTTATGCTTTACATAAACGAGCCGTAAGCTTTGCATTTTCAAAAAAGATGAATCGTGAAAAAACCTTTTTCATTCTACCAATAATGAAAACACCACAAATAAAAAGGAACAAGAGAAAATTTTACTTTAACTCACGCTCATGCAGAAATAACACAATAACATTATCACACTTGATTGTGCAAGGAAAAAAGTGAACCTGCAACTACAGTGAGCAGGGAACAAGGAGCAACCTGTTAAGATAAACAAGAAGCGATCGCTTGGACTCTGAGCCTGTCCGCTTTTATCTAAAAATGCTACATGTTGGTGGATCGGTTGACCACGATGGACTCAAGCCAAGAAACTCTTACTTCTAGACATTCTGTGAAACCTGAGAAGCAAAGTATCCACAATAAATTCTGGGTATTTAGCCTTTGCCTGCTATACATGAATGCATGCTCCACTTCCCAGTGGAatctgatactttttttttttttttttttttaaacgcacCGGTTCTGAAATTCTCCTTCAGTGGTTTTGTTCAGGGAACTCCTGCAGCCCACGGCTTTACTTTTGGCCTTTTCGATCAAGAGTGAAGCACAACAATGTGTCTGCCATATCACAGCCACAGTGAATTCATTCTTTGTAATTCTAGATGGCTATTAATACAGGGAACATGGACTGTAATATAAATCTGTCCATTTCCTCATGACTGATTAGGTAAGTTAACCATAAACACTTCAGATCAGAGAAGAAGGTGCCAAACTGAACGTTTATATCTTGTACACTGTTTAATGTTTAAGTCACTATCATAAGGTCATGTACCCAACACTGctgatacttttacttaagcaAACCTGCAATACAGAAAAAAACGTGGCTGGGAATATTTGGTCTCTGGATCATAGTAAATTCATATCTTATCAGTGAGTGTGACGTCCGGATTTTCAATccaaaaaaatatatgaatatagtGATCCATTGGAAAAGCAGGAAGAGACATCTCCGAGTCGGCTGAGTCAACAAGGAAACCAGTAAAGGAAGGAGATCTAGATGTGTGCAGAGGAGCACTGACAAGAAAGAAGGGGAGCTTCAACGCTCCAGAGGAAGTGTGACTCACTGCCATAAAATGAGTGTTAAAGGTCAAGAAAGTAAGAAACATGCCGTTAAAACACTAACCAGACTGTTAGGGAAAGCTTTCAAACTACTCACCTGGAACTAGGTGCACAGCGGATGTACATGCAGCCGACTCTGTTGCCTCTGCTGGAGCGGGTGAGGAACACCTCTATCGTGTCCAGCTCTCTCTGGGAGTACTGAAACTCGGCTCTTTCCGTCAGGTGAAGCTTCCATCTCCCTTCCACGGCCCCTGCAGCTCCACTTCCAGCGACCGATGCTCCGCTTCGTGCCCGCAGGCTCGACGCCCCGGTCGCTCCCGGTGTAGCAGGCCCTGCCTCTGGGTCTGGAAGAAAGGTGTATGTGGGCTCCGGGGGCAGGAAGGCGAGCTTGGCTGCTATGCGGCTCGGGCAGGGCGGGCAGCAGAACAGGCAGCAGAGCTCACTGAGAGAGAGGCCATTCATCCTTCACTGTGCAGGAGGAAGACAAGAGGATCACTGTGCTAATGAATCTACACCACTGCCGTGCCAACACAATGAGACCCTTATTACAATGTAATGTACAAGGCACTTACTCCCGGGGTGACAGCAATGATGAACATTTTTCATTCAACAGGTTTGCAACATGTGTAATACTAGTAATATATACATTGATTATCTattcacataaaaaaacattatcTAGCCTTTCTCTATTCTGTGTTTGGTTTGTAATTCTTCCACCACTGTAAACTGACTATCACTGCATTTTGGACAGTTGTTCTGACAAAGGCATCTAAACCTCGGGGTCTGCGAACTGCGATGGCACAATGTAGATTTACAGGGGAAGACAGGGAATATTTCCAACtcagtcaaaaagaaaaaaaaaatgcaatctaTTACACCCCAATAAAATTGTGAAAGAAGCTATGCATTTCTATTTTTAGAAGTCCAAAAAGCTATCACAGAAGCTGACTGTGCAGACAGTTTTTGAGCACGCGCAACATTTTTGTTGAAACACATGAGCAATTAAAGCACAGTGGGTTTCAAAATATATTGAAAGAAAACCAATAATTCATCATGAAAAGAATACAGAATAAGACAGCATAGATCTAAAAGGAATGAAGATATATCATACACATTTGTGCCTGTTGACTTAGAGGGGATTAAATGTTAAGATTCAAAGGAGACTCAACCCATGACAGCAAAAGATTAGGTGTATTAGATTTAGTCTCAGTTTGAACAGTCTCCTAATACCTGATGGTTTGGCTTCACTGTGTGTAACAAAGACATCTACAACACAGATTGGCAGAGAAAAGTCTGAAATTGGTCCCTATATTTTCTCTATATTTGAGGAAATATGAAAGTTGACGCTGAAGATGTTTTCTAATTCCAAGCAACAAGTGAATGTAAACCTAAGTACCTAAGCAAACATAAGCAGCCTTACATCATGCATAACCTTCAGTAGTCAGCAGACTTACCTGTTGAGGTGAAGATCTTGGCGTATGCAAAAAATAAACTGTGCCGAAACaaacactcttttttttcttttctttttttttaaagtaggcCGTCCTTTACTTCAGCCTGATCCAAACAAAGGATACTGTTTAAGTGCCCTGTCAGCAAAATAAGGAAAAAGTAGTGGAGCCTGCCGGCTGACAGGGAAGTGTTATTTACAAACTATCTGGAGTGTTTTCTTTGAGGTGACTGAAGTCCAAATTCCAGCCATTTTGTAGAGAAGATGACGAATGGTTTCAGATACTTTGCGTCTTTCCAAAAACGTGTCCAGAATATTTCAGTTACGCGtttctgtttttagtttttatgaaCTCTGTTGTCAGTCGAGATGAAGAGTCTCTCTAGCCCGACGCACTCTGAGGCTTTTCAGTCTCAATCAAACGCGCACACAACTGCTTCCTACTGCAAAAGAAAAGGAGTGTTATATCACAGAAAACGGAAGCGACAAGTCCTATTATCACTCCACAGAGAAGCTAGTTGTCTGCGTACCAGCTAACTGGCTTAAGCTAGCAAGAAGACATAAACACGGCTAGTCAATAGAGACAACGCTCGCTCGTGGACGACTGCCGTAAAAACACTGTTCACACAGTTTCCGACGCTTGAATATATCTCCTTGAAGGAACTCAGGACGGTCCTGGCGCCTTCTCTGTCTTCATGGATAGCGTCTTGCCCTTTTCATTAATCCATGTACCTGCAGTGTTTTCCCAGTTCTATGCAGTTACACCGTATCCGGAAGCGACAGCTGACCGGAAATGACGTACGAAGTTTCCATTCGACAATTAAGGGAAACCGGTTATCAGTCTGGGTGACGACGCTGCCGAAGATGACGTAGTTGAACTCGATTGTTAAATTGCACTTTTGAAGAAAATATGATAACATTATCATCCACTGGAACGAAGTGCTTATTAGTAATCAGTTATCCAGGAACTGAATAACTTACTTACAAATAATCTTTGCTGGCGTGTGATATCGAAACTTATTTGCCATTACTAAAGAACAATACTTCATGTATCTGCGCACCCTATTCTTCACCGATACTTgaccttggaaaaaaaaaagcggtgGAACAAGTATTTACAATCCTTACTTGGATATAAGTACTGCATCAATACAGCATTGCAAAAAGACCGAACCGTTTGGAAACTGTTTTAATAAGTGCGTAAAAATTATTACATGATGTTCcaaaagtatagaaggtgctcTGTAATTGTTATTTTGGAATAAATCAGATGATTGGTTTGAAAATTTCAGAAAACGGGGCATTAAAGCTGTCACTATTGCTCTCAACTACTTTCAAAGCAGATGTCAAACTTCTGATACTCACGGGGCCTTTTTGGTCAGGCCTTTTTAAGCTGCTTGTATACATTTTTGGACAGTTTAAAGTATGATGAAAGATCAAGTTTAATGTCTCTATAGATATTGTGTGGATACTCcttattcaattaaaaaaaatactttatttatcccagagggaaattaaatgttaatgtaactcaattaaatcaaggagttattatagatgctgatggctgtgggcaggaaagatttcctgtagcggtccgttttgcatccaaactgaagaagcctttgactgaagagactctgttttccgataacagtctcatggagaggatgttcagggttgtccataattctcttgattttatgcaaaatccttctttgcattattgtctccagaggttccacagtcgtcctcagaacagaaccagccttctttatcaggttgttgagtctttttagtaTTTACCTtttatattaaatatatatatatatatatatatatataaatatacctATTATATTTGTAAAGTAACTAAAGCTGACAGATAAATCTAAGTGCCATCTTAGGAGGAGCAATGAAGAAAATATCAGTAATGGCTGTTTTGTACTTTGAGGATGTTTACTGGAGATAATGGGGCATTTAACATCTATTAAGACAACAGTAGTCATTTAGGGGCTCTCTACGTGATAAAAATCAAACAGTTCCCTTTGGACAAGCACTAAGTGTCAGCACGCACTGAAGCACATTATGTGCTATTATACAGAGTCATTTGTACCTACAGTGTTTTGTCGAATCTGAGAACAATATACCACAATAATAAGTACAATAGCAGTGGGGCCACAGTACGCCGATGTGCCAGTCTAAAGAGGCCATCACTGGTGCATGTAATAACACTCTGTGTCAAATACAAAGCTCTGTTTGGGCTGAACATTTGATCTACAATTATGTACGAACatcaaaaacaagaagaaaacaaaatacaagtgtaatttaaaataaactttgcgattttattgttttatacTTACTCTTACACATCATACAATCCTaactttgaaaagaaaaaaaacaaaatgaaaagatatcTGGTGGTGTTTCTGGGGGACTGGAGTGCCAAGGGAGAGGGGACAAGAACTACATCTCTGAACAATGTAGACTTCATCTGCTATCTCTACAGCTCGTCTTGGAACACAGAATGAACACAGCCttctattttcattttctcGGCTTTACTTCTGCAGCGAGACTGAACTGAAACCACAGGCTGTATCCCTCGCAGGCTTATCACTGTTATCAAAGTTCTTGCACGATGAGGACGTAGATTATGAAATGCTGTGCTAAAGACAGAATTGAGGACAGCAAAAGACAAATCAATACAACGGAAGGAAAATGTGTACTGATCCAAtatagattaattttttaagGTTTGGTAAACCCTAATTGCTGGTGCCGAGTCCCACGGTCAAAATTATTTTAGTGGTTAAACTGTCCCTCATCACCTGAAAGACAACTGGGCATCGTCAACATGAGTGACGGACAATTTGATGAATGACATTACAACACATTATTGTGTGACTTATGGTGGTTTACATTCAAACTGCTcatatagattaaaaaaaataaaaataaaaaaaattgaaagctTTGGGGCACTGATATGAGCATCAATAGAAATCAAGTGTAAATCAGGAAAAATACCAGGATTTAGGCAGCTGAACAACCATCCAACATACCATACTCACTCTATGAAAGGAGCATTAATTTGTAAGGCAAAACTGAATGTTTTGCATGCAACAATTTTTTGTAACCCAGCACTCACCCTTCAAGTCTGAGAACTGTGTAAGTATGCAAAGCGGCACCCACAACAAGTCCTCATAAACATGATAATCATTACCTTGTCGTCACCCAAGATGAACTCCATTTGGATTTCAATTTCTCACTAGACGCGagatggaggggaaaaaaaataatcacaagCGGGGGTTAGAAATGCTCAATCGACCCCAGGTAAATAGTCTTGGTGTTGGCGTGTCAAGTCATCGTGCCATCATTCAGACATGTCCATCAAAAACGCCAAGACTTCAACAGGAAATCTAATGAGGGAGCCAAGACCAAACTCACCCAGGCCCCAACGTTAAATCCTGTGGATACAAGCGAAAGTGTCATCCACATCCAACACATGTGCGCTGGCTTCTTCTGAAAAAGCATGCCAGCACATTCCCTGCAGCTTTCCTGCCACATTTTCATAAATATTCAATCATCAAGATCAAGCAACATGTACTGGGACACTTTGAATGAAGAAAAGATGGagccacccccccctcccccccgaACCTCACATGGGCCTTCTTAGCTTTCAGGACTACCGTTATGCTATAAATAGACTTCAGTAACAGGATAAATATATGGACTGGGTTACTATGTAATGTTAAAAGTCTGGAAGGGCTTGTTAACAATCTAGTTTTGTACAACAGAAGCCACACGGCATGGTGAAGATACAAGTGCTGGGGCCGGTTACCGAACACGCCGAACAACTTCTAAATTGGGGGAAAACACAAGTGCCAGTGGTGGCTCATTAAATTTTTGGATAATTCTGAAAAGCACTTTAATACACATAGTACTATTCTTCACCTTAATCCGCCATCTGAATTACCTGGCAAAAAAATCTACATTAAGATTATACTATATGAATAGGAGCAATATGTTATTTACATTTGggaaagagaaataaaataaataaacccaaAAAAAACCTGTAGAATCCTGTTAACTTGAACCTAAAGGTTCCAGCCATGCATTGTGCTACTGCTGTGTGGCTTTTTAAACATTCCAGCTCCATTTCAAACTGTGCAGTCACTAAGGAGTAACTCGTATGCTCGACTGCACATATGCAAGCGACTTAGATCTTCCTAGAAGAAGCGAGCGAGAAGCAGTCTTCGCACGAGGACTCGTCTGAATCTGAGCACAATGTAAAAGCACAGCTCGCAGCTCTGCGGCGCGGCAACAATCTTTACTGTAGCGGAGCAGAACACGCGTCGTGTGTGTCGAGCAAACTGCGTCCCAGGTCAGTTTTCATTCAGCATGTGTCAGTGGTCTGCTGGTGGTTAGAGAAACGGGGAGCGTAATCGACTCCGAAGAACATAAAAAAAGGCTTTTCAGGGAGAACACAGTGCCCATCTGAAAAAGAGCGTCCCGTCAGTCAAACAAGGCGATTTTCTCTGAGAGCCCGATATACAGCTCAGGTATATACTGCAAATGACCAAGATGCTGAACAAAACTAAGTAGGTGTGGCACACCGAGTTTGTGCTCGGCAGTTGAAACTCTTGTGCTTTGCCTTTCTGAACATTTTACTGCAAAACCGTAACACTAAGGGCTCAACTGGGCTCGTCTCCGTCGTGTCagagctctttttctttttttttttcttttcttccatgGCTATATAATAAAGATGGAATTATTTAAATATAATTGAAAAGTGCAAATCTTACCGATTTGCTGACACATGCTGCCAATCCTCCAGCACAGACCAACCAAacgataaaaaataaatagaatgcaATCACACAATTCAAGCTAACTACAATATATTAATATAGATCATCTGATGTCATACgctcattaaaatgaaaaaaaaaaaacaacaacaacaaaacaaaacaaagaattcAATCACGCATTTAAATCAAGGTTCGCCCTGCCCTTCCCCTCCCCTATCCTATCAATAATTGCTCATGCACTCAGTATCCGTATAGAACTGGAAAATGCTGGGCCTTTAGAGTTCAAAATGTGGTGACCCAGAGTCGGGGAAAATAAATGCCAATTTAATAAGAACTTGACATCATTTTTCTGTCGAGGAGAAAACTTCATATTCCAAAGCCCTTAAAAGATCCTGCTGACACATGAaatctcccccccccccacccacccccaaACCTACTGGACCCCCTGAATATTCCGCTGTGTCATTATTCAGGTTCTGACACATTCTTTAACAGCTTATCCCCATTTAATTTCAACTACCTACAGGGATTGTAGAAACTCACATGATCCCTCCAAGTTGAGAAACAAaaaaggggtaaaaaaaaaaaaaaaaaaaaaatcaaatgccTTCCCTCCCCATGGCAACACAAACGTCCGTCAAGCCCCCACCGCTCTCTCCAACTCTCAAGCAAATGtgcgtgcacacacaaacactcttccatacgcgcgcgcgcgcacacacacacacacacatacacacgagcactcaggttcagctgcactcactagCGGAGAGAGAGGGAAATGCTAGTAAGGGAAGTGTCTGGACTGTGGCTGCAACCACATCTCCCCACCCGCCCGCCCGCCTTAGACTACCATGAGCAAATGAAGCCATGATATCAGGTGTTTTCATCAAAGTCGCCATTGTTCAAAATTCACAAAGTCAGAgacttttgtcttctttttgtttccttctttGTAATTAGTCCTCATAACTTCTGAATTTTCTCAGCCACCACGATCGGGTTCTCCTTGCGGATGCGCGCAGCTGCCGCACTCCGGTAATCAAAGGGACAGTCGTGTTTGTCAGAGTAACGATGGATGGCACAGAACAGGTTGCCGCAGCGACAGTCAAAACcttgaggaaagaaaaacaaacaggtcAGTCGGACAAAGAAGCTTTGTGATACACATAATTACACACTAAATGCCACATAGGCATTGTTGCACTGATCCATACAGGCTGAGAGATAAATGCTAAATATTGCAAAATGGTATACAAATTCTAAAAAGGACATGAATAAAGGTTTCCACATGCAGGCCGATTGTAAACACTACTATCAACGATCAACTTTGAGAAAGATCTGTTTGGACCAAAGGTAGAAATCAGGCAGCCTGCTGTGAAATACACCACTAACCTGCAGTATGTCGGTCTTTGTACCAAACTTTGtgattgtggaggaaaaaatacACACCACAATCAGTACTTATTAATttgaaaacgttttttttttataacaacTAATTAACTTTGAAATGAGGAATATGTCCTAAGTCATTTCTAATTTTAACAAGTCCTGAAGCTTGAATTCAACATGTTGGTGTTTTGGTAAAACTTTGACGGAAGATTGTGGCACCAGCTGCAGAGGGTGAGAAAGATGAAAGGAGGACATTCAAGAACTTTTCCGTTTAACAACACATAGGTTTGGCAGGatgatatcttttttttttttgaggtacAGAAAACAATTGTCTGCTTGGGAGTTGAGGCATTAGTGTGCGAGACCGTCATTATCGTAACTATAACCAACGTCACCGTTAGAAGTAGCGTCAAAGGAATGCGTCGGGAGAACGTCAAAAACTATGGTCGCTGTGTGAACACAAATGTCAAAAGCTCTGTCAGGTTACAATTTCCAGGTGAAGGGTAAAAAGAATCCCAGCAAACCAGATTTATTATTCATATACCAACGCACCATACCGCCAGTTAAGAGGCGCTCATTGGTCAGCATCAATACGTGAGAGATCCTTTCCCTCACTTACCAGTAAGGCCCACTTTCTTCCGGCAAGAAAAGCAGCGgttctttttcttgttcttaTCTGGAGTTTGGTCACCATCAGAAGCCTGCGCTGCTTCGCCCACTGGCTCTGAGCAGAGGTATGAGTGTATGTGAGAGTACGAAAGGTAATATGTTAACAGCTCAAAAACTCAAATAAATCCGTTAAGCATTTAATCACAAGTACTGTCATATAAAAGCGATGGAAGGTACAGTAGTAGTAAAGTGTTTGAAAAACCTTTACAATTTTCTGTATTTCGACATAAATACGAAAGCCTCAGGTTAAACTTTTTAAAGGCAAAAGGCAGCTCTTATATATGGAACCATACTGGTCTCTAACTAGTTCCCACTCTTAACAAGTCCTTAATCAATAGTGCTTCACGCAGATAGTGGGCAGGGATTGATTTGGGAGAGCTTCACTGCTCTCTTTGATGCTCACCTGTGCTGTTTGAAGTACCCTCCTCTTCTCCTTCCTCAACCTCAGCTCGATCAGAGTCTACTGCTCCTGGGTCCTGGGAGATGCTCATAGCTGTCATCTGTTGAGTTACTGGGCTCGGAGAGCTGGGACTTACGTCACAACAAGCAGGAAAACATTTAAGATCACACGCCCACAGATGGACCTctcattcaattaaaaaaatgatataATAGCTCcttagaatctatatatatatatatatatatatattttttttttaaagtaaattgtGATACATGTATATTTTGTTAACCTGTGAACTAAGGATGACCTTCTTAATGTAACTGATAATCTGGAGACACGTATTCAAATTAATATCTGTGAAAATACATTGAGAAAATCCAAATAATAAAGTCGTTTTTCCCACGCACAGAAAAAGCAAAAATGCCACAAAACATTTTGgggttttgaatgttttttttcttctagttTCACTGCATCCGCTGCTCCATCAGTTTGACAGATGACTACTAATGTCTCTCAACTCCCTTTGAAATACATTGAGAGATGCCTTTATTGAGACAGAAGCGGCTACATGCGGGCGGGGCTTTCGGAAAGCTGGACATCACGTATATACATCAAACAGAGCAGAATCATCTGGCCTCTTTTTGCAAAGAAAAGGAACAAATAATTCCAAAATGTCATCATACAAACGAAAAAATTACTGAGCCTTTAGTTTATGCAGTCATTCAGGGAGAACCTGAGCATTTCCCATCATAACTTCTGACACCTGTTCGCATTAAAATCAGAGTGATCTATGCTTTACAGGAAACTCATTCAAATCTAATCTTGTACGCTTTTCTTTCTTAAAGCTGCTAATCTGGTCTATAATTTCAGCAAATAGAAAATGTCAGGCACAAATGATTATTTTGTGTCCTTTTCTGAATTCAACAGTTATGATCATATAGTAATCACACCCCAATGGaggcatacacacacaaatacatatatatatatatatatatatattttttttttttctatgattaGAGTATTCCTGGCTTACAGCTTTAGTGTTTGTTTTTGCCTCTATCCTGTGACCCTCAATCCCCCAACTGGTCAAAGCTGGACCTCACTTATTGTATAAAGAAGGGGAGTTCATCCTCTCCACTGTCGCTCTGTGCATGTTCAGGTCAGGGGATCATTCTAAATAAAGACTGGATGTGATCCATTGGTGTCCTTAGCGCCCCTTTTACAACTAGGCATTTTATAAAGAAAATTACAAAATCAAAatcaattgaattgaactgaaaaatAATGACGTGCCTCGATAAAGCTAGCCACAAAAGAACCCGTATAAAATGCTGAATAACAAAAAAACTGTACCAGGCGTGTAACGGTTATCAAACATTACGCTGCAGTTTTTAAGAGCAGGCCCTGATTGCACAGTACTCTTCATCTCTGTGCCAAAGTAAAACTCAATACTGATTCCGTTAACCAATCAAGGCGTGtagttccaaaaaaaaaaaatccccctaCCAAAAGCACTGGAAGCCTTTATGAAAATTGCTTATTTAAATCACAAGACTTTGTATATGTTGTGACAATATAGCAAaaggtgatttaaaaaagagTTATTTAGTTATCAGGTAAAGGTAACATTTGTAGTTTTATCTTTTTGTGTGCAAAATGTGctcatgcagaaaaaaaaaaagatgcaatgATTAAGACATCAAAATGAATACTTCACAATGACTTTTTGGTCTGAAACCTTTAGTTTGCGAGGCAGCATACCTAGTTGTCTGTTCTTCAGGCGGAGTTCCTGCTA contains:
- the abhd17ab gene encoding alpha/beta hydrolase domain-containing protein 17A, with product MNGLSLSELCCLFCCPPCPSRIAAKLAFLPPEPTYTFLPDPEAGPATPGATGASSLRARSGASVAGSGAAGAVEGRWKLHLTERAEFQYSQRELDTIEVFLTRSSRGNRVGCMYIRCAPSSRFTVLFSHGNAVDLGQMSSFYIGLGTRINCNIFSYDYSGYGVSTGKPTEKNLYADIDAAWHALRTRYGICPENIILYGQSIGTVPTVDLASRYECAAVVLHSPLTSGMRVAFPETKKTYCFDAFPNIEKVSKITSPVLIIHGTEDEVIDFSHGLALFERCPKAVEPLWVEGAGHNDIELYSQYLERLRRFIGQELAVQHA
- the LOC142400364 gene encoding AN1-type zinc finger protein 5, translating into MAQETNQTQVPMLCTMGCGFYGNPRTNGMCSVCYKEHLQRQQGGGRSSPPGEKAATSPSGSPGSAGVTVEGTTSELSTEVAGTPPEEQTTSPSSPSPVTQQMTAMSISQDPGAVDSDRAEVEEGEEEGTSNSTEPVGEAAQASDGDQTPDKNKKKNRCFSCRKKVGLTGFDCRCGNLFCAIHRYSDKHDCPFDYRSAAAARIRKENPIVVAEKIQKL